Proteins found in one Halobaculum sp. MBLA0147 genomic segment:
- a CDS encoding DICT sensory domain-containing protein, with the protein MSLREIIETVESRQKRLTVFDPPSERIVEQLREYFASQTVRIEQSTTDSNLSGYAVLSDSDAEDEVLAAVDLRHLGDPTDDADVSPFAPIIEHLDDTTFTSFDLQQMMAATREVEDRAWRKGEGVLHTGFQRTGAITQQEDVYADLASKDLDIHAYAAPAPGVPEIEGVTLHQEDTREIAESWFVVFDGGGDPLDACALLAEERGDTDEREFFGFWTYDPEIVDEILGHLTERYAVTV; encoded by the coding sequence ATGTCACTCCGGGAGATCATCGAGACGGTCGAGAGTCGCCAGAAGCGGCTGACGGTGTTCGACCCACCGTCCGAGCGGATCGTCGAGCAACTCCGGGAGTACTTCGCCTCCCAGACGGTCCGGATCGAGCAGAGCACGACGGACAGCAACCTCTCCGGGTACGCGGTGTTGTCGGACAGCGACGCCGAAGACGAGGTGTTGGCGGCCGTCGACCTCCGGCACCTCGGCGATCCGACGGACGACGCCGACGTGTCTCCGTTCGCACCGATCATCGAACACTTGGACGACACGACGTTCACCTCTTTCGACCTCCAGCAGATGATGGCCGCGACGCGGGAGGTGGAGGACCGCGCCTGGCGGAAGGGTGAGGGGGTACTCCACACCGGCTTCCAGCGTACCGGCGCGATCACCCAACAGGAGGACGTGTACGCCGACCTCGCGAGCAAGGACCTCGACATCCACGCGTACGCCGCCCCGGCCCCCGGTGTCCCGGAGATCGAGGGCGTCACGCTCCACCAGGAGGACACCCGCGAGATCGCGGAGTCGTGGTTCGTCGTCTTCGACGGCGGCGGCGACCCACTGGACGCCTGCGCGCTGTTGGCCGAGGAACGCGGCGACACCGACGAGCGGGAGTTCTTCGGCTTCTGGACGTACGACCCCGAGATCGTCGACGAGATTCTCGGGCACCTCACCGAACGGTACGCGGTCACCGTCTGA
- a CDS encoding acylphosphatase, with amino-acid sequence MTDSQRERAHVFVSGRVQGVYFRATTRDTAREHGVDGWVKNLADGRVEAVFEGEPGPVAELVSSCHEGSPAAEVEGVSVEYEPPEGIDGFAIRR; translated from the coding sequence ATGACGGACTCACAACGCGAGCGAGCACACGTGTTCGTCTCGGGGCGCGTCCAGGGTGTGTACTTCAGAGCGACGACGCGGGACACGGCCCGCGAACACGGCGTCGACGGGTGGGTGAAGAACCTCGCGGACGGCCGCGTCGAGGCGGTCTTCGAGGGCGAGCCCGGGCCGGTCGCGGAACTGGTGAGCTCCTGTCACGAGGGGAGCCCCGCCGCCGAGGTGGAGGGTGTCAGCGTCGAGTACGAGCCACCCGAGGGGATCGACGGGTTCGCGATCCGTCGGTGA
- a CDS encoding NADP-dependent oxidoreductase yields MATPDDADVTTPDETRRYHLARRPEGRPDHDTFELRTVDVPEPGPGQALVATQYLSVDPYMRDRMRAGESYSEPWEVGDPLRGGVVGEVVAANGAGVEPGQTVVGNLEWADYSVADGDDLTPVDTGALPTSTALSVLGMPGRTAYFGTREVAEPKAGDTMVISGAAGAVGSVAGQLATLQGADVIGVAGSDEKVEWLTEELGFAGGINYDTEDVGARLDDLAPDGVDVYFDNVGGPITDAVFGRLAVDARVAVCGQIALYNDEELPTGPRKLAKLIETRATVEGFLVRDFAPRFHEATEHLGELVAAGELQYRETITEGLENAPDAFLGLFDGENVGKQLVAVDEE; encoded by the coding sequence ATGGCGACACCCGACGACGCGGACGTGACCACACCCGACGAGACACGACGGTACCACCTCGCACGACGGCCGGAGGGCCGTCCGGACCACGACACCTTCGAGCTACGGACGGTCGACGTGCCCGAGCCCGGACCGGGACAGGCGCTCGTGGCGACGCAGTACCTCTCAGTCGACCCGTACATGCGCGACCGGATGCGGGCCGGCGAGTCGTACTCCGAACCGTGGGAGGTCGGCGACCCGCTGCGTGGCGGCGTCGTCGGCGAGGTCGTGGCGGCGAACGGCGCCGGCGTCGAGCCGGGTCAGACCGTCGTCGGCAACCTGGAGTGGGCCGACTACAGCGTCGCCGACGGCGACGACCTCACCCCGGTCGACACGGGTGCGCTGCCGACCTCGACGGCGCTGAGTGTGCTGGGAATGCCCGGACGGACCGCGTACTTCGGCACCCGCGAGGTCGCCGAACCGAAGGCCGGCGACACGATGGTGATCTCCGGTGCCGCCGGAGCAGTCGGCTCCGTCGCGGGCCAACTCGCGACGCTGCAGGGGGCGGACGTGATCGGCGTCGCCGGCAGCGACGAGAAGGTCGAGTGGCTCACCGAGGAGTTGGGCTTCGCCGGTGGGATCAACTACGACACCGAAGACGTGGGGGCGCGTCTCGACGACCTCGCACCCGACGGCGTGGACGTGTACTTCGACAACGTCGGCGGCCCGATCACGGACGCCGTCTTCGGTCGCCTGGCGGTCGACGCACGTGTCGCGGTCTGCGGGCAGATCGCGCTGTACAACGACGAGGAACTCCCCACCGGCCCGCGCAAGCTCGCGAAGCTGATCGAGACTCGTGCGACCGTCGAGGGGTTCCTCGTCCGCGACTTCGCGCCGCGGTTCCACGAGGCGACCGAACACCTCGGAGAGTTGGTCGCCGCGGGCGAACTCCAGTACCGCGAGACGATCACGGAGGGATTGGAGAACGCACCGGACGCGTTCCTCGGACTGTTCGACGGGGAGAACGTCGGCAAGCAGTTGGTCGCCGTCGACGAGGAGTGA
- a CDS encoding TrmB family transcriptional regulator, with protein sequence MADLRDVGLSKYEARAYRSLLETGPTTAKALSEASGVPMGRIYDVLNSLEQHRLARSQTASRPKKYVAVEPETALDRLLEEKRRDLRQRERQYEETVEELVGELEAGEPADEQFWTAAVGPTQTAELLLERLAAADDRIVMISSTTTSGLELGDIGTAITEELADAADRGVTVSVLLAESVPAELSPQVGERYADGLADHERFEVRTHPEVQGTVTLIDEAETCLEVPNPVETGSTFAMIDLKDAGFAGDVRERFETRWTEAERFSFGLSTE encoded by the coding sequence ATGGCCGACCTGCGCGACGTTGGACTGTCGAAGTACGAGGCGCGCGCCTACCGGAGTCTGCTGGAGACGGGCCCGACGACGGCGAAGGCGTTGTCGGAGGCCAGCGGCGTCCCGATGGGCCGGATCTACGACGTGCTCAACAGTCTCGAACAACACCGCCTCGCGCGCAGTCAGACGGCGAGTCGGCCCAAGAAGTACGTCGCCGTCGAGCCCGAGACGGCACTCGACCGACTCTTGGAGGAGAAGCGTCGCGATCTCCGCCAGCGCGAACGGCAGTACGAGGAGACGGTCGAGGAACTCGTCGGCGAGTTGGAGGCGGGCGAACCGGCCGACGAGCAGTTCTGGACGGCCGCGGTCGGGCCGACCCAGACCGCGGAGCTGCTGTTGGAACGACTGGCGGCCGCCGACGATCGGATCGTGATGATCTCCTCGACGACCACCTCCGGGTTGGAACTGGGCGACATCGGCACGGCGATCACCGAGGAGTTGGCCGACGCCGCCGACCGGGGGGTCACCGTCTCCGTGTTGCTCGCGGAGTCGGTGCCGGCGGAACTGTCCCCGCAGGTCGGCGAGCGGTACGCCGACGGGCTGGCCGACCACGAGCGCTTCGAGGTCCGTACCCACCCGGAGGTACAGGGGACGGTCACGCTGATCGACGAGGCCGAGACCTGTCTGGAGGTGCCGAACCCAGTCGAGACGGGGAGCACGTTCGCGATGATCGACCTCAAAGACGCCGGGTTCGCCGGCGACGTGCGCGAACGGTTCGAGACGCGGTGGACCGAGGCGGAGCGGTTCTCGTTCGGACTGTCGACGGAGTAG
- the pyrB gene encoding aspartate carbamoyltransferase, with product MRHDHLLSAGQLDRADVESLLDRAAAFAADPGAVGDRHADKLLATCFFEPSTRTQMSFEAAIKRLGGDVVDMGPVDTSSVEKGESLADTMRVVEGYADGIVLRHPSEGAAKMASEFVDVPVVNAGDGAGQHPSQTLLDLYTMREAAGLDDLTVGIVGDLKYGRTVHSLAAALTEFGARMHFVSPPSLRLPRSVQYDLHESGARIREHESLDEVVPEVDVLYVTRIQRERFPDEDEYREVAGRYRVDESTLADARDDLTIMHPLPRVDEIAPAIDETSNARYFEQAHNGVPVRMALLDALFDEEGGDG from the coding sequence ATGCGACACGACCACCTGCTGTCGGCGGGCCAACTCGACCGGGCCGACGTCGAGTCGCTGCTCGACAGGGCGGCCGCGTTCGCGGCCGACCCCGGTGCGGTCGGAGACAGACACGCCGACAAGCTGCTGGCGACGTGTTTCTTCGAACCGAGTACCCGGACGCAGATGTCCTTCGAGGCGGCGATCAAACGACTCGGCGGCGACGTGGTCGACATGGGGCCCGTCGACACCTCCTCCGTCGAGAAAGGGGAGTCGCTGGCGGACACGATGCGCGTCGTCGAGGGGTACGCCGACGGGATCGTGCTCCGCCATCCCAGCGAGGGGGCGGCGAAGATGGCCAGCGAGTTCGTGGACGTGCCGGTCGTCAACGCCGGCGATGGCGCCGGGCAACACCCGAGTCAGACACTGTTGGACCTGTACACGATGCGGGAGGCGGCCGGGTTGGACGACCTGACCGTCGGAATCGTCGGCGACCTGAAGTACGGGCGGACGGTCCACTCGCTGGCGGCGGCGTTGACGGAGTTCGGCGCGCGGATGCACTTCGTCTCCCCACCGTCGCTGCGGCTCCCGCGGAGCGTCCAGTACGACCTCCACGAGAGCGGCGCGCGGATCCGCGAACACGAGTCGTTGGACGAGGTGGTACCGGAGGTGGACGTGTTGTACGTCACGCGGATCCAACGCGAGCGGTTCCCCGACGAGGACGAGTACCGCGAGGTCGCGGGGCGGTACCGGGTCGACGAGTCGACACTCGCGGACGCCCGCGACGACCTGACGATCATGCACCCGCTCCCACGCGTCGACGAGATCGCACCGGCGATCGACGAAACTTCGAACGCACGCTACTTCGAACAGGCACACAACGGCGTCCCGGTCCGGATGGCACTGTTAGACGCGCTGTTCGACGAGGAGGGGGGTGACGGGTGA
- the pyrI gene encoding aspartate carbamoyltransferase regulatory subunit → MCCGDTTDLARTDGGEDRQLRVSKIRNGTVIDHVAAGQALNVLSLLDIDGSAGLGVSVVMNVPSDRLGSKDVVKVEDRELSQSEVDVLSLLAPAATVNIVREFEVVEKTRVVRPDRVTGVLTCPNSNCITNRGEPVDPAFEVLSDGVRCEYCDTITREGLGDQMRA, encoded by the coding sequence GTGTGTTGCGGGGACACGACCGACCTCGCACGGACGGACGGCGGGGAGGACCGCCAACTGCGCGTCTCGAAGATCCGGAACGGGACGGTGATCGACCACGTCGCCGCCGGACAGGCGTTGAACGTGCTCTCGTTGCTCGACATCGACGGCTCCGCGGGACTCGGTGTCTCGGTGGTGATGAACGTCCCGTCGGACCGGCTCGGGAGCAAGGACGTGGTGAAAGTCGAGGACCGGGAGTTGAGTCAGTCGGAAGTGGACGTGTTGTCGCTTCTGGCCCCGGCCGCGACGGTGAACATCGTCCGCGAGTTCGAGGTCGTCGAGAAGACGCGCGTCGTCCGGCCGGACCGCGTCACGGGCGTGTTGACGTGTCCGAACAGCAACTGTATCACGAACCGTGGCGAACCCGTCGACCCCGCCTTCGAGGTGTTGTCCGACGGCGTCAGGTGCGAGTACTGTGACACGATCACCCGCGAGGGGCTCGGCGACCAGATGCGGGCGTAG
- a CDS encoding polyprenyl synthetase family protein gives MEYLERRVAMVNDRLEDVTDAIEPAELSAEVEHVALAGGKRVRPTVTLLACEAAGGDAEAAVDFAVGVELVHNASLVVDDIIDRSEVRRGTPSAWAEYGHGPALIASDGLLGEAFGLFSTDERAMQVVSEAMVELGEGEATELVDEVDSEAAYMQLARRKTGALFRAAAELGAIAAGADGFTVESFGEYAERVGVAFQIRDDVLDATADGSDLGKPTGQDEEMDRPSLLQVTDLTPEEADDRARTEVDEALAALETAGVGESDARDYLRDLAEFVVVRER, from the coding sequence ATGGAGTACTTGGAGCGGCGAGTCGCGATGGTGAACGACCGGCTCGAGGACGTGACGGACGCGATCGAGCCGGCAGAGCTGTCGGCGGAGGTCGAACACGTCGCACTCGCCGGGGGCAAGCGCGTTCGCCCGACCGTCACCCTCCTGGCCTGCGAGGCGGCGGGCGGCGACGCGGAGGCGGCCGTCGACTTCGCCGTCGGCGTGGAGTTGGTCCACAACGCCTCTCTAGTGGTCGACGACATCATCGACCGGTCGGAGGTGCGCCGCGGGACGCCGAGCGCGTGGGCGGAGTACGGCCACGGCCCGGCGTTGATCGCCTCGGACGGGCTGTTGGGCGAGGCGTTCGGGCTGTTCTCGACGGACGAGCGCGCGATGCAGGTGGTCTCGGAGGCGATGGTGGAGTTGGGCGAGGGGGAGGCGACGGAACTCGTCGACGAGGTGGACTCCGAGGCCGCCTACATGCAGTTGGCACGCCGGAAGACGGGAGCGCTGTTCCGCGCCGCGGCGGAACTGGGGGCAATCGCCGCCGGCGCGGACGGGTTCACCGTCGAGTCGTTCGGGGAGTACGCCGAGCGGGTCGGCGTCGCCTTCCAGATCCGCGACGACGTGTTGGACGCGACCGCGGACGGTAGCGACTTGGGCAAACCCACCGGGCAAGACGAGGAGATGGACCGCCCGTCGCTGTTGCAGGTGACGGACCTCACCCCCGAGGAGGCCGACGACCGCGCCCGGACGGAGGTGGACGAGGCACTCGCCGCTCTGGAGACTGCCGGCGTCGGCGAGTCCGACGCGCGCGACTACCTGCGGGACCTCGCAGAGTTCGTCGTCGTCCGCGAACGGTGA